In Cottoperca gobio chromosome 1, fCotGob3.1, whole genome shotgun sequence, a genomic segment contains:
- the tpcn3 gene encoding two pore segment channel 3 encodes MSEPEKSEDIPDESAGKGKGIPNGGNSAKSKEDYDLASIYVSDAQYNRNIYFDTSPQAVRLYLRYNHWIPQVLLFFFILVDLSLALFEEPAVVPLPSWATMLVELLCLLVFTIRLVHYAKVIPRDKFWKDPKNICIIVIVVLTLVDMIIYGALKATNCYGVRWSRVLRPLLLVNVTEGRQLRRAFRSIRNALPQIFYVFLLFMFSLLIFSLMALKLLGKRGLKTIDGAPYFTNYLEIVFDLYVLVTTANSPDVMMPAYNASFYFAIFFILYILINNYIFMSVFLAVVYNNYKKHLKEEIRQLVRAKRHKMVQAFAVLQEQREEGGEPVVSQADWNQIVRLVQPDISNAHRELLWSVSDNNNQGCIGKVAFVQLADLLNIEVITLKSRPHPLHGLCPALYLSAPSRLLCRLVQHRAFVIVYDLIILVNAVFIGLDETNPLIANSEWVFLALYLLEILMKLYVFEPRAFFSRHSFWNWFDTIIVISALIATIINATLTPSGNYTSRQILDIVFILRVLRLIRVVDSIKRFRTIINTLIRIGPAILTFGQLIIVVYYIFAMVGMELFKDKVKFYEDLSDPANLYCGNDQLKGTAFAQLNYCKNNFNNVVSSFILLVELTVVNQWHVLSSGFAAVTHKSARIFFVIFHIMVVIVIINIFVAFVLEAFFVEYSVEKSDLQTSLERKIEELELAVAQETLEDNLVNAMETIDNDQGTRQAANNKPALMFKIASKRYRTVDALLQRMFESDLDPEDFAENDDQTNFANPTFSSA; translated from the exons ATGTCCGAGCCAGAGAAGAGCGAGGACATTCCTGATGAGTCtgcaggaaaaggaaaaggaattCCAAACGGAGGGAATTCTGCAAAAAGCAAAGAG GATTATGACCTGGCTTCCATCTATGTGTCAGACGCTCAATACAACAGGAACATCTACTTCGACACGTCGCCTCAGGCTGTGAG acTGTATCTGCGCTACAACCACTGGATCCCTCAggtgctcctcttcttcttcatcctggTCGATCTGTCTCTGGCCCTCTTCGAGGAGCCGGCCGTCGTCCCTCTGCCTTCATGG GCCACCATGCTGGTGGAGCTGCTCTGTCTGCTCGTCTTCACCATTCGACTCGTTCACTACGCCAAAGTGATCCCTCGAGACAAGTTCTGGAAAGATCCCAAAAACATCTGCATCATCGTCATTGTCGTG CTCACTCTGGTCGATATGATCATCTACGGAGCGCTGAAGGCTACAAACTGTTACGGTGTCCGCTGGTCCAGAGTCCTGCGCCCGCTGCTGCTGGTGAACGTCACAGAGGGACGGCAG CTCCGCCGAGCGTTCAGAAGCATCCGGAACGCTCTGCCTCAGATCTTCTACGTCTTCCTGCTCTTCATGTTCAGCCTCCTCATCTTCTCCCTCATGGCGCTCAAACTGCTGGGCAAACG aGGTCTGAAGACGATCGATGGCGCTCCGTACTTCACCAACTACCTGGAGATCGTCTTCGATCTGTACGTCCTCGTCACGACGGCCAACAGTCCCGACGTCAT GATGCCGGCGTACAACGCCAGCTTCTACTTCGccatcttcttcatcttgtACATCCTCATCAACAACTACATCTTCATGTCCGTCTTCTTGGCCGTCGTCTACAATAACTACAAGAAGCACCTGAAG GAGGAGATACGGCAACTGGTGAGGGCCAAAAGGCACAAGATGGTGCAAGCGTTCGCTGTGCTGCAGGAGCAGCGGGAGGAGGGCGGGGAGCCGGTGGTGAGCCAGGCTGACTGGAACCAAATAGTCCGACTGGTCCAGCCCGACATCAGCAACGCTCACAGAGAGCTGCTGTGGAGCGTCTCCGACAACAACAACCAGGGCTGCATCg GTAAGGTGGCGTTCGTTCAGCTGGCCGACCTCCTAAACATCGAGGTGATCACGCTCAAGTCGAGACCCCACCCGCTCCACGGTCTGTGCCCCGCCCTCTACCTGTCGGCCCCCAGCCGCCTGCTCTGCCGATTGGTCCAACACCg ggCCTTTGTGATCGTGTACGACCTGATCATCCTGGTGAACGCCGTGTTCATCGGTCTGGACGAGACGAATCCGTTGATCGCTAACTCTGAGTGGGTGTTTCTGGCTCTCTACCTGCTTGAGATCCTGATGAAGCTCTACGTGTTCGAGCCCAGGGCGTTCTTCTCCAGACACAGCTTCTGGAACTG GTTCGACACGATCATCGTCATCTCCGCTCTCATCGCCACAATCATCAACGCCACCTTGACACCAt CGGGAAATTACACCAGCCGACAGATCCTGGACATCGTCTTCATCCTGAGAGTCCTCAGACTGATCCGGGTGGTGGACAGCATCAAAAG GTTTCGTACAATCATCAACACCCTGATCAGGATCGGACCAGCAATCCTCACATTTGGACAGCTGATCATT gtGGTGTACTACATCTTTGCCATGGTGGGGATGGAGCTGTTCAAAGACAAGGTGAAGTTTTACGAGGACTTGAGCGACCCGGCAAATCTGTACTGCGGAAACGATCAGCTGAAAGGAACGGCCTTCGCACAACTCAACTACTGCAAGAACAACTTCAACAACGTGGTGTCGTCCTTCATCCTGCTGGTGGAGCTCACTGTGGTCAACCAGTGGCATG TGCTCAGCAGCGGCTTCGCTGCCGTCACCCACAAATCAGCCCGGATCTTCTTTGTCATCTTCCACATCATGGtcgtcatcgtcatcatcaa TATCTTCGTGGCGTTCGTACTCGAGGCGTTCTTCGTGGAGTACTCGGTGGAAAAGAGCGACCTGCAGACGTCTCTGGAGAGGAAGATTGAGGAGCTGGAGCTGGCTGTGGCGCA GGAGACGTTGGAGGATAATTTGGTGAACGCCATGGAAACCATCGACAACGATCAGGGAACCAGGCAGGCGGCGAACAACAAACCCGCCCTGATGTTTAAAATCGCTTCAAAAA GATATCGGACGGTGGACGCTCTGCTGCAGCGGATGTTCGAGTCCGACCTCGACCCCGAAGACTTCGCTGAGAATGACGATCAGACGAACTTTGCCAACCCGACGTTCAGCTCTGCGTAG